The window AGTATGCAGCGCCAAAGTGGAAAGATTGGCATGTAAGTTTCCAAAAGAAATGGGACAATTCCTGGGCACTAGTATGTATTTGGTTTGTATTCCTCATTTGTTTCATCCTCCAAAGTGTTCAGAACGGATTCAAAGATGCATTTGAAGACTCTGCTGTAAAGAGAACCACCAGTAATTGTTCTAGATGCTGTTTCATCAATTTCCCAGTTTGGGGACTCTTCTGTTGTTTCTTGCAtgggtatttttttatttattatgtccTGAAAATATGCTACACTGATTGATACACTAGCGGTGACGTATCTTGAAAGCATTGAAAAACACAGGGCCTTGAAAATGTCCACCGCATCGACCACACACATGGTCTTTTGCAGTCTAGCAAATACAAAGGTTGCAAATGTTTTCAAGCCTTTATCGTCGGTTTTTCTGAGAAAAGCAGCAGAGACTGCTTTGATTACATGTGCCGCGCACAGATGCAAAATGGTCTTAGATCTAATGTCTGACCATTTTTTCTGCCTTTCGCAGATCGCATGCACACTTTCAAGGTATGCAAGCACTGATTCTTTGTTGAACGACAGAAGAACCGCTTACATTAGAGACCAGCTGTAATCCGTCTCTACACAGTGTATTTGAACAGTGGTATACGTGGACAGTTTCAGTAAAAACTGCATGAGCCAGAAATAATAGGTGGCACAGAATGCTCTGAAGAAATAATTTTGCTAACTGGCAAAGGTGGGGCATCTCTTCCTGGTAAGGTCAGAGCAcagtacaatattttctttttttgatttGGTACACTGGAGATGACACTGCCTGTAGCATCTAAATACAGCGTCACAGGGGACTTCTTTAAGCAATGTGCTAAAATAGTCATCCCCGTTTCCGTGTAAAGGTGGTCGCCAAATGGGTCGACTTGAAAATTGTGTACATACCCCGCTGTGTTATAGAATGATGTGTCTGTTTGTCTGATAATTGACTATGTCAGCTGCCTCTCCAGAAAAATGTTGTCATGAagctgcatgtttttttttttatttcatgagAGATGTTTTTCAGGATGTTTTTATTGAGGCTGTGTGTTATATTTCCCGCAATAAGCTCCTCAGCTGGGGTGTTTCACAATCTGTTGTAATACAATTTGCTCACACCTTCAAGGACATTTCTGGCTAGAGCTCCCCGTCTGATGTTACTCGCTTGTCTAGAGTGCTTATGAGATTTTCTGTGAAGAATTTCTCCAGAGCGGAACACAGTTACTGGGACATACTGATGTTTACGTGTGATAGTGAAGTTGTAAGTAGCACCACATGTAGGGAAGATACATTTGGCCCTCACCATACGGACAATGACGTTTTCGGCTTCCTGTTACGGGCACGTGTTGGTATGTAAACCTAAGTGGACAGCAAGGAGTGATTTTCCGTAATTGTTCATACATGTAGTGAGTCAATGGCTGTCTAAGTTTATGTATTCCtttcaaaggtgattttttttcctttttttttttggttctatAAGGAATTTGAAGGTTTTTGGTGGGGGGGTTTGACATTTTTTGAAAGTCATCTTTTGTACCTTTAATACTTGGGGGACACGCAGCAGTTTCACCCTGAATACTCAGATCACTGAGAGGAGGCACATCAGCCTCACTCTGAACAGTCCGATCACTGGGAGGAGACATATCATCAGCGTCAGCCTGAATAATGTCCCTCACGCCTCTCTTGTTGTAGCGCCAcacaacgtaaagccattgtctGTTGTTTGGTGTGTCTTGGCCAAATAGCGTATGCCATATCGGTGCCGTTTGATTTGTGTTTTGTTGATTTATGTTTGTTTTCCGAAAAAAACGTAGCAATTACCTCTGTACCCCCGGCTGCTGCCCACATGTCTTTTCTTGCAGCACCCTTTTCCCTTTTTGTTTTTGCCATTGTAGATTGTACAAAAGGTAGATTGTAGAAATTCCACTATTTGGTAGTTCGCTTTCGTAATAAAACTGAAACACTAGTTGTGGCATCTTTATAACCATGGCCTAAATTCTGAAATGATTTGTAGCAGGTGAGCCAGTTGTGTGCATTACAGGTGATGGTTATTGCAACATCGACAATACTATAAAAGTGGCATCAGGTTACGCTATTTCACAAATCATAAGGTTATCAGTCAACACTGAGCTCAAAGCTTGGTTCTAAAAAATGCTTAGTTTGCTTAAGCTCAAAACTGTATGAAACATGGACAATaccttaccctggaaatccagagttctcgcgagagcacaatttgaattgtctctgcaagacactctggtatcgagcgatgatgcatgttactgcaatacgtaagcagttctgggaaccaatcaaatcggtgtatctgatgtaggcgggccagaggcaagctaagctgatgacgatgtaggattttagttacgcaaaacCATAAGTAATGAACAAATCTCCATACTCCATGTGAAGATCAAGATTCTTTTGTCTGAACCATTTGCCGAAACGGCGCGAAAACACTGGCGTCACGATGTCAACCCGATGGTCCGTTTGCTACGCCGCAGGGAACAGAGCGGCCATAAACTTAATCCCATTAGGGAGACAACGGTGATTTGTGTTCGGTGTAAACTAGCTAATCGCTAATTCATGACTACAATCTTTTGATCCTGGTGAAACTCCCGGAAAAGGACAATTCCCCAAAGATCGTCTTCCCCCCCTCGACATTCCACGAAGAGCCAGTTGTCTTGCGCACTTTGGCCGAGACCATCATAAACTGAGTCACGAATAAACAAAGAACATTGATCAATTCCAGATTGCCCGTTCTGGCCCGCCGAACTCTTACTGACCTCCGCTCAAGCAGCGTGGGGTTTTTCCACTCAAAACCCAGAAATACCCCACCGCGCAAAGGATGTGCGGACAAGTATGATACAGGAAAAAAAAAGGATACCAATAACGCTATTTCGATCACTCGAACTTACTATGGAAAAGGATAGGACACCCTCCTTTCTGTATGTCAATGGGTGTCGTGTATTCATGTACTTTACTATACCTTGTGCCTTAATTAATCAAGTTATTTAGCGTGTATCCCATGTGTAACCTTATAGTTCTGTATTTAGTCTCTTTCGAAAGATCATAACGACtgcaggttgtctgagtgaatgagaatttcattttgtgtgtattgtaTGCATTACGCTAGTTAACAGAAGTTAATAACTAAATCGCAGAGAAATCTATATCCCAAATAAAATTACATGCCAGGAGGAGTGGCATGGGTGCGGGACCCCGCCCCGTGGCCACCCCATTGGTTCGCAGCCCTCGGGGTGGTACTTAGGAAGACCCTTTAAAACTTACTGACCCGAACCAGAAATTTGGCTTGAATtgacttgaattgtgcttgaagtgccgacttgaactgattgaactgagcgagaagagccctgaaacatcctgaaagactctaaactttctctgccgaagatcgcctgctcgtaccaactacaaggcattcttgccctccagaactcacaagaaactgcaaaagacttccgcatcccggtttgaatcttcagagcctacgcgccttgcaacccaagcgctaatcgaactctgagagcaacGCACGTTGCCCAACTCTAAGCTCCTGAGGAATTCCCGAAGACGTCATCCGAAAGACCGACTAGCACGCAACCAACCAGGGcatccgctgagacgagcctccagcccggacggaatccccattccggccaagagcaagtaaacaaggtctcccatttcttgttgaaatctggtgcgttttgtttaagttagatctctgcttgatgattttctgaggttgcgatttgagaaggtagtaacagtaatataacaagtcttgggttttctcaaaattcataaaatcccatctctgaaactgtatgagtgtgcgtgtgaatgtgtggttatgtgttcgtgttttgagtagtttagttttgtaatcctagtgtagttttcaataaatcattgttttcattgagagaattgtcttgccttttgtgttcacaaagtactattttgcctagatcaagctacctggctttagtttcccaaattaatatttaagttcatttacgctcctgccaatgagcgtgaatagactttggaattgataaagtgtattgatttgaccgattcggtggacgaccggtcaggaaatataaactattaattctaaattgatttccctgaagtttagattcgattctatatccgaatcaacattaaatttgagttaatttctacaACGACTTCGCTGCGACATCTGGattcatttagtaaacattgaaagagatctacagatgaaaaccagttgtttgaaatggCTTTGGACACTACAATgaccgagttagacttggcttttccttttaaagaggaacagaaaaccgcgctcgaatcgttcctttgcaagaaggaagtttttgctgttttgtcgactggatacggcaagattttaatctatcagttaacgtagctccgctggtagttaagcgtatggggcgaccacgaagaggaacagatacgaagcgggcaatgccagatagcattcggcagtcctgagtcctggctgttaaaaaagaagtggcgataaatgttaacgaacaaggtctaccgggacaacctgatcgtgattgtggtggatgaggtccaaatcatttacaaatggtaagagtcacttggtaaacttactgtaacaaaaaactgaactattcaatagtaatacagtagcctaacttgaacaggacgatatgtcttGCTGCTGAATGAAAAGCTAgcgtccatccacatattagttgatggttaatgaatagtttgatcggacctaattgttttatgaggttgattcggctgtcgtaattaatagttattaatcttgtcacatctcagtggttctcaatcctggttctgggggacccctgctctgcacatttttcaTTTCTCGCTTATTTAACACACcagattgagatcatcagctcgttagttcagttcatggatctctctcttaATGAGGTGataatctcaatcaggtgtgttaaataagggatacatgcaaaatgtgcagagcaggggtcccccaggaccaggattgagaaccactggtttatattataacattgaaatccactcttatatgttcaccgtcgctctggatacgtcacatcgtgtattgttgtgattggtcgtggcgttatccaattgcgtgcagttagagtttcaaatgcgcgcttggtgccgcccctcgagttaggtccttttcattgctcgatgccagacccttaatcttaatagattagagtctggatttttccaggctaacaaTACCTAGCAGCTGNNNNNNNNNNNNNNNNNNNNNNNNNNNNNNNNNNNNNNNNNNNNNNNNNNNNNNNNNNNNNNNNNNNNNNNNNNNNNNNNNNNNNNNNNNNNNNNNNNNNNNNNNNNNNNNNNNNNNNNNNNNNNNNNNNNNNNNNNNNNNNNNNNNNNNNNNNNNNNNNNNNNNNNNNNNNNNNNNNNNNNNNNNNNNNNNNNNNNNNNNNNNNNNNNNNNNNNNNNNNNNNNNNNNNNNNNNNNNNNNNNNNNNNNNNNNNNNNNNNNNNNNNNNNNNNNNNNNNNNNNNNNNNNNNNNNNNNNNNNNNNNNNNNNNNNNNNNNNNNNNNNNNNNNNNNNNNNNNNNNNNNNNNNNNNNNNNNNNNNNNNNNNNNNNNNNNNNNNNNNNNNNNNNNNNNNNNNNNNNNNNNNNNNNNNNNNNNNNNNNNNNNNNNNNNNNNNNNNNNNNNNNNNNNNNNNNNNNNNNNNNNNNNNNNNNNNNNNNNNNNNNNNNNNNNNNNNNNNNNNCGCTATTTGATCAATGTTTTGATAAAACTGTTGCAGTGACATATTTGTTATTTATGTTAAGAgtgcaaaataataaataaatctgtaTGTGTGGTAGAAAAATTATTCATATTCAGTCACGTCTGCAGAGGTTTATTTGTGTTACCATAGCTTCACTGAACAGCTTCAATAAGTGCTTATAGTCCAAAGATATGCATACATTGAGAAATattgatatatttaaaatattacttcaTATGTCTGTTATTACACTAGGACTTACTTTCATATTTTGCTctttaatggttttttttttagacCTGATGAAAGGGAGCGAGGAGAGTGACGAACTGAGTGAATTGGAGGAGGAGCATCATgtcaaaccagaaaaaaaaactttgagtCACTCAAAGactaaaaagacatttttaaagaaaagaatAGCCAAGAAATCTGtgtgcactcagtgtggaaagagtttcacagacaaacatagtcttgagcgtcacatgagagttcacactggcaAAAAAccattcacatgtgatcagtgcggaagGAGTTTAACATTAAAACATAGTCTTAAGCGACACATGAAAGTTCATACTAGAGTGAAACCGTTCTCATGTGATCTGTGTGGATTTCAATTAGCAGAGAAATGAAACCTTAAAAAGCACATGACAATCCACACAGGAAAAAAGCCATttacatgtggtcagtgtgggaagagttttgcaaCCAAACATTATCTTAAGTTTCACAAGTGAGTTCATACCGGAGAGAAGCCGTTTCCATGTGACCAGTGCGCGATGAGTTTCTCACACAAAAaaagtcttcagtgccacatgagagttcacactggagagaagccgttcacaTGTTATCAGTGCGGGAAAAGTTTTGCACAACAAGGAAACCTTAGCGGACACATGAGagtccacacaggagagaagccgttTCCATGTGATCAGTGCGCAAAGAGTTTCTCAAACAAACAAAGTCTTGAgggtcacatgagagttcacactggagagaagccatttaCGTGTAATCAATGTGGAAATCAATTCAAAGAAAAAGGATCCCTTAAAAAGCACAtgaaaatccacactggagagaagccgttttcATGTGATCAGTGCAGGAAGAGTTTCTCAGACAAACACTATCTTGcgcttcacatgagagttcacaccggagagaagccgtttCCGTGTGATCGCTGTGGTAAGAGTTTCAGACAATCATCAAACCTTACAGtacacatgagaactcacacaggagagaagccataCAAGTGTGATCTATGTGAAAAAAGATTCGCACACAAAAATAGTCTTGAGTTTCACATGAGGATCCATGCCGGAGTGAGGCTGTTCATGTGCGATCGGTGTGAAAAGAGATTCCCAAACAAAGatagtcttgagtgtcacatcagagttcacactggagagaaaccattcacttgtgatcaatgtggaaagagcttcaagCAAAGAGTACATCTTAAaggacacatgagagttcacactggagaaaagccacacacgtgtgatcagtgcgggacgAGTTTCCCATACAAAAACGGTCTTGCTcttcacatgaggatccacactggagagaagccattcaaGTGTGATCAGTGCGGCAAAACATTTCGTACGTCATCAGGTCTGAAAACTCACCTGGCCGTTCATACGAATGAGAAGCCACATTCCTGTTCTGTATGTGGAAAGACATTTTCACAGCTGAGCAGTTTACTTTTACATCAGAAAACTCATACTGGTGTGAGAGAGCACTTGTGCTTTGAGTGTGGGAAAACTTTTACTACAGCGAAACATTTAAGACTACACcagagagttcacactggagaaaaacctcacAAGTGTTCATACTGTGACAAGACATTCAGTCAGTTAGGAAATATGAAAACACACGAGAAGATGCACAGCAGAGAGAAGCGTCATACCaggtgtgatcagtgcgggaagagtttctctTCTAAAAGTCGCCTGAAGCTACACATGAGGATCCATACAGTGGAGTAACCACATCTATTTGGACAAAGGTTCATCCAGTTACCTTCTTTATTCGCACATATTTCTTTGAATTTACCATAGCATAGTGGCCAATGAACTTGTGCCATGTATTAAAGAATTTTCCCTTTCACACAGAGCATTGAttccaataacgtgatatttagcccctggaatgcaaattttactatGGTAACCAAGCCAGTCCCCCCGGGGGACCCCCACTTCGAAACACCTTTGGGCaatttttgagtagcaattgggcgggttttgttgtgaaacctTGCAACCCTGATCCTGACTTGCCATCTACTCATTGGATGCACTTTTAAAGCGTTTTGTTTTCAATCTGAATTACTTGGTTTTaaagtgaagtaataatttagagctttctatagatatgacATGTATGTGAGGCAATTAGCTGGGGCTCAGCACCTGTTCAGCATCAAGACATCAGAAAAggcattctgtttgttttctttattttacaaaaacacattttgttaaaCTGtaagtacacacaaactaaggtataTCCTTCACAGTTCCAGATAATATAAAGTGCTCAGCATGAATAAGTACACCCCCTTTGAAAAGTAATTTCaatgaacaaaaaatatttccCAAAATGTTGACAAGACAAGGTTATTAATATAACttagagaatttttttttcagttttactcAAATTAGGGTGATGCAAACATGAGTATACCCCACTAAAATTCTCTGAATCAAAGCTATATTTTAGAGTACAAATGTCTAATTTAACAATAATTCATCTAAAGTTGAGTCTAATTATTCATTACACAAGTGTCCAGCAAACAGTTGACTATAGAAAGGTGTTACTTAAAGAAAACCCCTTCCAATTTCATGCTGTCAGAAATGGCACCACATGGAAGAGAAATGTCACAAGACCTGAgaaagaaaattatttatttacaccTGAAAGGTGAAGGCTACAAGAAGATCAGCAAATCTTTACTTATCAGCCAGAATACTGTAGCAAAAgtggtaaaaaaaatttttaaagatGAAACTGCAACCATCTTGTCCAGGTGGTCCATGGAAGTTAACACCTCAACAGGTGCATCTTCTGACGAGAAGGGTTGAataaaaattaggggtgggcatagattaattttttaaatctagattaatctcactgtaatcttgaaattaatctagattaaaatggctaatttgaattctgatgaaggcattcagaatatgtgtgatACTTAAATAATGACTAAACCCACCCAGCACCAGACGTCATTTAGACGTCATTTTTTGGGCTAAATCAAGTCGGCCCGTCATGGACTTCTTTTAGCCCAAAAATCGACGTTGAAAATTGGTCCTTGTTTGGTCCGTcgaattaagtctaaatttagccCAAAAATCGACGTTGAAGATTGGTCGTTGTTTGGTCCGTCTAAATTTGGTCCAAATTTGGCCCAAAAATCGACGTTTAAAATTGGGATTTGTTTGGGCCATctgatttgatccaaatttagTCCAAAAATTGACATTGAAAACTGGGCTTTGTTTGTTCCGTCTAATTCACGCCAAATTTAGCATGAGCACGTTTATTTCGGACATCATACCTCTGTTATAGCCACATAAATGAAGCAAGTATAGAAATAGCCTATTGTAGAAATCATTTTAAGTTCTGTGTCACTGCAAAACCTGCACtcaaattatttgttattaagcATCTACATTCGCAAACAATATAACATACTGTATATTTGGATTCATGGCAGAAATCGAGCAATAAGTGCCCTCTAGTGGGTTATATCTCGTTGAAAATGCTTGTGCATTAGTACAGCTATTTctgattattttttaaaaatcactacATTAAAATGACTatgtgcataaataaaaacattacacatcACAGTAGTTAAAACATCATTAGACAAGCCACAGCCCTTATATGGCCTAATAAATTCGCATTAATTACACCCATACATGTAATATCTCCACATATATTTAAAGCAGtgttaaataaattgaaatatattttgaaaacatattttaaaaaatacaaaaacataaacTTAAAAATTGTTCATCATATGTGTACATATGTGTACGAAAAAACATATTCATTTAATCCACGTCATTTTCAATGTTATTTCTACACCACGTTTACCATTTCTAAAgctacattatattatattatactatattatattatattatattatattaacgtGAATT of the Garra rufa chromosome 17, GarRuf1.0, whole genome shotgun sequence genome contains:
- the LOC141289443 gene encoding uncharacterized protein, encoding MAFIKVESEDMKIEETFRVKHEDTEEQTGQMFATPALEDLQLAHRFQRKHLGPPLISENEVLCSIELCEICQQCGKSFTRKGNLKIHMKIHTGERRFICQQCGKSFSQNTNLKVHMKIHTGEKSFICQQCGKSFNEQGEFKVHKKIHTGERRFICQQCGKSFTRKENLKVHMKIHTGEKSFICQQCGKSFTQNANLKCHMRVHTGEKPFTCYQCGKSFAQQGNLSGHMRVHTGEKPFPCDQCAKSFSNKQSLEGHMRVHTGEKPFTCNQCGNQFKEKGSLKKHMKIHTGEKPFSCDQCRKSFSDKHYLALHMRVHTGEKPFPCDRCGKSFRQSSNLTVHMRTHTGEKPYKCDLCEKRFAHKNSLEFHMRIHAGVRLFMCDRCEKRFPNKDSLECHIRVHTGEKPFTCDQCGKSFKQRVHLKGHMRVHTGEKPHTCDQCGTSFPYKNGLALHMRIHTGEKPFKCDQCGKTFRTSSGLKTHLAVHTNEKPHSCSVCGKTFSQLSSLLLHQKTHTGVREHLCFECGKTFTTAKHLRLHQRVHTGEKPHKCSYCDKTFSQLGNMKTHEKMHSREKRHTRCDQCGKSFSSKSRLKLHMRIHTVE